CATCGCCGCCGCGAAAGCCGGCCTCGGTTCCGGCAAGACGCTGGAAGCCGCGCAGAAAGTCATCGAGCGCAACATCCCCGAGCTGGTGGATGCGATGGCGCGCGTTCCCCCACGTTCCCCCATGGATCGTGTCCCACTGGGCTTATCGGACTGAAAGTCCCGCGCGAACGTGGGGAAATCTGGGGGAATGAACCGCAAAACAGCACAACAAACGGCAATCTTACACAGTGTTACAAGTGTCCCAAGCCATTGAATATATTGCGCTAGTTTGCTGTGCTCTGTTGCTGAATATTGATGCCATTCGGATTTAGGTTCCAGCGCCGCAAGGCGTGAGAGTTCGAGTCTCTTTCCCCGCACCAACAATTGAATCAATGGCTTGCAGGCTTGCAGGCTTGCTGCGGTGTTCGCGCAGGCCCTGAGGCTCTTCGGCGGCACACTTGGGGAGCAGTGATCTCGAGGCGGTGCCGTTTTTCTCGTCCTCATCTGGAAAGCCAAGAATCTGCGTTATGTAAACTATATTCCGAGATTCCGAATCACCAAGTCTGTTCACGTTCATTTAACTAAAGTTGTTACCAGTATTTTTGTAATTTTGTAACCACCGTCGTGGAGAGCTACAAGGGGCTGACGCGAATGGCTAGTCACTATTTGCCCGTTTCGCATCTGTCTCTTCCTTACTCCTAAGAGAGCTCTCTTCTGATGCACGGCTCTTGACGCGTCTCCTCCTAAGATTTGCAATTTCTTGCCGCAGTTGTCCGATTTCCTCAGCCTGGACGTTAAGCCTGACCGTTGCCTCTTGCCGGAGTTGATCAGCCATCTCGTGCCGCACTCTCACCGCAGCAAGGTCACGCTCCGATATGGAGAGTTGGGCCTCCGCTTTCTCGAGGCTGCTTCGCAGGGTCTCCATTGAGGCTGTTGCCTCTGTCAGCCTCTCACATGCCTTGACGCTCTCTCCCTTGAGTCGAGCGCAGTCCTCACGCAGCGCTATGAACTCCTCTCGCGCCGTGGCAGCGTCCTTGCGTGCGCGCTCTACCTCTTCGTTCTGTTGCCTCCGTTCCTTGCTGGCAGCTTGACGTTCGTTGTCCAGTTGCTGCAACAGCCGATGGGTCTCCAGGCGGTGATGTTCATTAGTTTGCTCGATGGCAAGTCTCGCCGCGTCCAGCGAGGAGAACTGGCGCACGAGCTCGGCATCCTTTTCGTCGATCGTGCGCTGGTGCTCAAGGACCCTATGCGACTCTTTCGCCAGCTTCCTCTGACACTCCGCAAGGTTGGCCTCCAGGTCTCCGATCCTCATTTTCAAGGCCGCGACCTCACTCTCCATGCGTAGGCGGAGCTGATCGGATTCGAGGGCACGCTCGTTCGCCTCCTGAACGGTTGCCTCCATTTCTCTGGATCGCTTGTCCAGATGGGCCTCTCGCTCCCTGAGGCCCTCCTCAGCAAGTCTCTTAGCAACCTGCACCATATCGCCAAGTGCGCGATCGATGATCGTTACGAAGGCCTCGGGGATCCCGTCCACCGCCCGCACGGGCACCTGCAGCGTGTTTGCCATGGCACTCCAGAACTCTTGAATGTGGTTCTGGACGACGGCGTTGCTGCCTTTCTGGCCAACATACCGGTCAGTGGAAAGCAGCTCCTGGACGGCTGGACGGGTTGGTCGTTCCCCTTTGGCGAGGATCTCGTAGCAGGCCTGACGGACATGCTCGTATGTAACAACGGAGCTACGGCTCATTTTTTGGCTCGGATCTTTGACCAATGTCAGGATGGTAGCTGCCTTGGCGGTGGAATCAACTAAAACAGACGGACCAGTCCGGAAACCGGTCAGTTCTGCCCGTATTATCATTAACTTTAGACATTATTCCTATAATGTGTAGTAACGTGCGGAATCCGCCGTTCTGGATGTGACCCTCGTGAATTTGATGCCCCGAAACGCGTTCGGCCCGTTGGAACTGGTCAACTTGCCAAGCGACCTCAACGGAAGTGTCGGTAATAACCGCGCCGTTGGCGGTCGGCCGCAGATTTCAGCGCAGAACGACGTCGATGCCGTCAGAGCGTGGCTCGCCCGCTTTGTCGACACCCGAACGACGTTCGACAGCTACCGCAAGGAGGCTGAGCGCCTCCTCCTCTGGACGGTCACGGAGTTGGGTAAGCCCCTTTCCAGCCTCAGTCACGAGGATCTGTTGTTGTACAGGCGGTTTCTCTCAGACCCACAGCCCGTTGCACGCTGGGTCATGGCCAAAGGCCGCAAATGGCCGCGAAATGATCCTGGCTGGAGACCGTTCTCTGGGCCGCTGTCTGCCAGCAGTCAGCGACAAGCGATTGTCATCCTGAACACGATGTTCGCCTGGCTTGTGAATGCTGGGTACCTTGCTGGCAATCCGCTATCCCTCTCTCGACAGCGCCAGCGGCGGTCGAAGCCCCGAATCACCCGATTCCTCGATGAGCCTACCTGGGTGGAAGTCAAGGCATCGATCGAATCGATGCCAAACGAGACGGATCGCGAGCGCGAGCATTACTTCCGCGTGCGCTGGCTCTTCAGTTTGCTGTACCTGTGCGGCCTTCGGATCACGGAGGTCACGACCAATACCATGGGGTGCTTCTTTTCCCGGCGTGACCGAAACGGGGACGACCTTTGGTGGCTTGAAGTAACGGGCAAAGGTGAGAAGACGAGGATCGTCCCTGCCACGAACGAACTGATGATGGAGTTGGTGCGCTACCGCCGGGAGTACGCGTTGGCGCCCTATCCAGTTCCAGGCGAGCCGACCCCCCTCCTCCTCCCAATCGGCGGACAGCGTCGGACTCTGACGCGCGGGGCCGTGCATCTAGTCGTGAAAGAAGTCTTTGAGCGTGCAGCGAAGCGAGTTGAGGAGCGTGGCGATGAGTTTGTGTCGCGGGCAAATGCACTGCGTGCGGCTTCGGCGCACTGGCTACGTCACACGGCCGGTTCGAACATGGCAGGCGCCGAGGTCGACTTGCGGTTCGTCCGCGATAACTTAGGCCACGAGTCAATCACAACCACGAGCCTATACCTCCATGGCGACGATGATGAACGCCACAAGGCTACAGAGCGCGGTCACCGCATCGCCTGGTCCTGATGCTGGCGTGCGGGCCCTCGATTGACCTCTAACTCAGGCCCGATGCAACACGGCCGCCGTTGCGATCCTCGTACTCAAGAAGCTTAGAGGGCGGGAGCTCCAGCGCGTTTGCCAAGCGAATGATGTTCAGAAGCGCGATGTTCCGCTGCCCACGCTCAACGCCGCCTAAGTAACTCCGCGCGAGACCGCTCTCAAGCGCGAGGTATTCCTGGGACCATCCGCGGCTTCGGCGAAGCTCGGCAAGGTGCTTACCGAAGAGGACCCTGGGGTCGGAGGAAGAAGTCACAGCAGTCGGAAATGGATTTTCGACTGATGCTAGGAGTGTGGCCTCTATGAGGCGACGCTCTATGAGTGACAATGGGCGCGCCGACACGTACCATTCCCACTCGATTCTGACGACTTAGACGACGAGACTTCGTGCAGACAAGGGATAAAGCAAGCGTCATTCGGACGTTGCGTGGGCATCTGCATCGGCGGGAGCATGCCGCCTTTGTCACTTTATTTCTCGACGGTGAGGTTCGGGTTTTCCGGAGGAACGACGACTACTTGAAGGCCCTCGCCGGCGAGGCCTTATGTCTCCTCCTGGAAGCACCGCAAGCAGCAGAGGACCTACTGACTGAGTATGAGCAGCTCCTTCTCGCTGGTGAGATATCAGCTCCTTACTCAACCGTCCTCGGCCTCGCCGAGCGCTTGGATTCAAGCGCGTTGCACGCTATCGCGAGGACACTTCGCGACGAGCATCGACGTTGGTCCGAACGACGCCAAAATACCAATCGAAAGCAGTTGGAAGCAGCCAAGGCTCTTTCCGAGCCCGTCATTGAGGTGCGGCGCGTTGTCAGCAGCACACTTATGCGCTTCGGCGATCCAAACGCGTCCGACGCAATGGGAATCCGGCGTTCGGTTTTCAGGAGTAGCCAGGAGAGAGCGTTTCTCAAGGCCTTGTCGCTGAGATTTCCCGCGCTACTTGCGCTGCCGAATTATCCACTTGACCAGATGATCGAGTTCAGTCGCCTGCGTGAGCTCGTCGGTAAGTCGACGTGGGCCTACGCAAAAAACTCCCGGGTCGATGCGGTGCTGATCGTGCCGGATGAAGGGGATCCCGTTGCCGCGTTCGAGCTCGATAGCTCATATCATGATCGGCCCGAAATCAAGACCCGCGATGAGATGAAGAACGCGATTTTCGGTCTCGTTGGACTTCCCTTTTATCGTCTGCGCGCCGAATCTCCGGAGACGATGACGACAGACGACTGGTATGCATTCCTGACGGAAGAAGTCGCTCCAAACATTGACGTCGGTAAGCGGTTACGAACGCGATCCACTGGAACGAAGTTCATTCCCGCCTGATGCGTCGCTGCTGGCCTCCACAAGCACCGCTGGACCATGATGGGCTGAGCCCTCGTCCCCGTTCCACTCCTCGAGAAAGCGCTCGACGAAGGAGGCCATGAACTGGTGTCGCTCCTGCGCGAGCAGGCGTCCGGTCGCGGTGTTCATGCGGTCCTTCAGCAAGAAGAGCTTCTCGTAGAAGTGATTGACGCTCGTACCCTTGGCGGCCTTGTAGGCATCAGCGGTCGCGTGCAGGACAGGCGGCACTTCGGGGTCGTACATCAGGCGTCCCGCATGGCCGCCGTATGCGAAACAGCGGGCGATACCGATCGCTCCGATCGCATCGAGCCGGTCGGCATCCTGGACGCACTGCCCCTCGAGCGTCCGCATGGGCTGCCGGACCCCTGCGCCTTTGAACGAGATCGTCGCCACGATCTCGACAACCGGCTCAACGAGGTCGTTCCCGGCGCCTTCCTCGCGCAACAGCCGCTCTGCCTCGCGTGGCCCGATGGCGTCGTCACCGCCGTGGAACTTCCAGTCGGCAATGTCATGGACGAGCGCGGCCAACTCGACCACGTCGAGCCTCGCCCCCTCGGCCACGGCGATCTTCCGGGCCAACCGCCAGACACGGTGGATGTGGTGCCAGTCATGGCCCGAGGCCTCCTCGGCGAACCGGGACCGGATGCGGGCGGCGACACGCTGCACCAGGTTGTCGGCGTCCGCCAGCATCACGTTGCCCGCCGCGACGGCAGTGTTGGGATCAGAGCTTGTAGGCAACCTTGCCCTCCGTGATCGTCACCTGACCGCGCTGCTGAAGTTCGGCAAGCAGCTTCTTCAGGTTGGCGTCGGAAATCGGCTGGTTCGTACGCTGCTTGATCAGGGCCTGGATCGTCGTCATCAGGGTCGCCTCCTTGCGCGGTCGCGAGTTGCCGCGCCTGCGAAGGTCCGCGAGGACGAGCGCAAGCCGCTCCAGATGTGTGTCCCGGGTCGGCGCGGCCGCTGCAGGCGCACTGGCGGCGACAGCGGGCGGCTTCACGACCGGTGGGGTCGGGTTGTCGCCTTCAGGCAGGGGCAGCGCACCTGGCGGGGTAGCGGACTCTCGCGGCCGGGGGCAGCGGAAGTCGCCGCGCTGATTCAGCACAATCTGCAGCTTTTCCTTGATCGACTTCGATCCGAGCAGGCTGTTGAGGGTACGGCAGCAGGCGACACAGTTGTCCTCGCTGTTCGTGCCCCCGTTGGCGCTGGCCACCAGATGCTCGATTGAGGCCTCACCACGAGGCAAGGGCTGCCGGCAGAAGAAACACTGGCCGCCCTGCATGAAGAGAAGCCGATCGAGGTGTGGAGTGCTCATGCGCGGATTCTATGAGCGGCTTGCATCCCGCATCAATTCAAGAAAGACATGCGATGTGAGAGATTGCCTGACGCGCCGTCGCCCCCTACCCCTTCACGCACACCACCTGCTTCAAGGTATGCAGGATCTGGGTCAGGTCGCGCTGGTTGGCCATCACTTCGTCGATGTCCTTGTACGCGCCGGGGATCTCATCGACCACGCCCTTGTCCTTGCGGCAGATCACCCCTTCGGTCTGGCGTGCGAGATCGGCCTCGGTGAAGCGTTTGGTCGCCGCCGTGCGGCTCATGCGCCGGCCGGCGCCGTGCGCGCTGGAACAGAAGCTCTCCGGGTTGCCCTTGCCGCGCACGATGTAGCTGCGCGCGCCCATGCTGCCGGGGACGATGCCGAGTTCCCCCTTCCCCGCCCGGATCGCGCCCTTGCGCGTCACCCAGACGTCGGCGCCGTAGTGGTGCTCGCGAGCGACGTAGTTGTGATGGCAGTTCACGGCTTCGGTCGTGACCGCAAACGGCGGCAGGTGGCGCCCCAGCCCCGCGAGCACGAGCTCAAGCATCGCCTGGCGGTTGGCCATCGCGTACTTCTGCGCCCAATGCACCGCCTCGACGTAATCGGCAAAGTGCTCGCTGCCCTCGGCAAAGTAGGCCAGATCGCGATCAGGCAAGTGGATCATGTGGCGCGCCATGTCCTTTCTCGCCAGCTCGATGAAGTACGTCGCGATGGCATTGCCGATACCCCGACTTCCCGAGTGCAGCATCACCCAGACCTGCTCATGCTCGTCCAGGCAGACCTCGATGAAGTGGTTGCCGCCCCCGAGCGTGCCCATCTGGTTCGCCCACTTGGAGAACTTGCCGAAGGCCTTGAGCAATTGCGGGTGACGCTCGGTCAGGGCCTTGAGGCCCGGCTCGAACGGGCGCACCGCGTCGACCAGTACCCGGCCGTCCGCATGCTGGTCGCGGCCGACCGGCACATCGCGGCTGATCTGATCGAACACCTTCTTCAGGCGCTTCTCGTCGATGTCGTTGGCGGTGAGCGACAGGCGCGCCGCGACCATGCCGCAGCCGATGTCGACACCCACCGCCGCCGGAATGATGGCCTGATGGGTGGCGATCACCGAGCCGATGGTCGCGCCGATGCCCAGATGCACATCGGGCATGGCAGCCACGTGATGGTGGATGAAGGCCAGGCTGGCGATGTTGGCGAGCTGCGCTTTCGAGCCCTCGTCGATGTCGTCGGTCCAGATCCTGACCGGTACGGCGCTGCCGTCGAGGACGGTCTTCACGGGCATGACTGCTCCCTTACGTTTCCCTGCCTCTATCCAACGCCGACACCCGACTGTTCGAGCGCCGACGCCCCGTCCTGGAGCGCAAAGACGCAGTCGGGCCAGCGCTCTGCCCGCAGCGTACTTACAAACACCTGCAGGCGAGCAAGGATCGACGCAGCCGCAGGGTCATCCTGCCTGACCTTCAGCGCCGCGCCCGGTGCCACGCGTTGTGCCAAGGCCTTGAGCCGACCCAGCGCGCCGGTGTCCGACAGCAGCGCTTCGTGCACATCGCGCTGCGCCATCGCCTGAACGAAGCAGGCGACCACCAGGGCCTCGCCCTCCCCTTCAGCCAGCACGAACTCGAGCCAGTCGAGCACCGCCGCCCCGACACCGATTCGGCGCAGCTCGGCATAAGTTTGCGGCCATTCGGCCTGCGGGTGGCTGCGCAGCCACTGTGTCAGACCCAGGGGAGTGAGACCTGTGTAATGCGGTTCGGCACGCCAGTAACGCGGATCGTCCCGGGGTGGCTGCCCGGCGTCCTGGTTCGCGCTTCGGCGCAGGAACGCCGGGATGTCATAGGTCCCAGCCTTGTTGGGCGTATCGCCGTGATCCGCACGTCGACCCGAGCGCAGCACCACGGGCGCATCGAAGGGATCGTCGAAGTCGAGATACGCACCGCTTGCCGCAGCCGGCGAGCCGTAATGCTCCGGCGCCTCATTCACGCTGAGCGGCGCCATGCAGGGGTCGATGCAGAAGTCGAGACTGCCGAGGCCGCCAAAGCCGGCAGGCAGCATCGAGGGCACCTTCACGAGATCGGGCATGTCCGCCGGTTTGTCGGCTTCGGCACGCGTCTCGACGAGCAGGAAATGCGTCAGCGGGCTGACCAGCTGATAGGCGACGGCCAGTTCCAGCGCCTGACGCGAGTGGGCGCCCTCGGCGGCGAGTAGGGTTTCGATCTGCGCGGCCACGGCCATACGGCTGAGCGCCGAATCATGCTCGGCAGCAGTCAGGCTGGCCTCGCCCAGCGACTCGGGCGCCTCGGCATGCGCGCGCGTGCCGACCAAACGCACCGTCCCATCCGGCACCTGCGCAAAGCGTGCCCATACGGTCACCGCGTCGCCGTCGAACACCGAGCCCGGTAGCGCGCTCATCCAAACGGGCTTCGCACCTGCGGGCCACACCAAGTCCAGGGACGCCATGCGCTGCGAGCGCAGGCGCGCAAACATGCGCAGGACGGCCGGTTCCACGGCCTCTCCCGGTGCGACGAAGTCACAGGCCCCGCCGGTCTCGTCGGCCAGGCGGCGCAGCACACCCTCGGCAGGGGCGCTGCCAATACCGACGACGAAGACCCGGTGACCCAGCGCGCGCGCTTTCGCTACCGTGCGCTCGATCGCGTGGATCTGTCCGTCCGTGATCAGCAGCAAATCGAACGGCGCGGCACCTTCCACAGCGCCGGGGCTTGCGTCGGTATCGCCGGCCAGGGCCAGCGTGGAATCCAGCGCCTTCTCCATCTCGGTCCCACCCAGATCCGCCTGCAACCCGGCCGCCCAGCGCTGCCCGGCCAGCCGGGTCGCGGGACTCGTGCGCCAAAGCGCGCGGGAGCGATGCTCGACAGTGCTGCCGAAACGTGACAGCGAGAACCGCTCACCCTCGCGCAGGCCGGCGACGATGGCCTGCAGCGCACGACGCGCGGCGGCGATGCTGTCGCCCTGCATCGAGCCCGAGCAGTCCACGAGGATCTTCACCGCGAGCGGATGAACCGACGCCGGCACGCGCGGGCAGAAGCTCGCCAGCACGCTGACCGCGCCCGCGTGCTGCGTGTCCTGCGCGCACAGGGCGAGCGAATCCTGCGCGACCTCATCGAGCACGAGGATGAAGTCGCGATCGAGGCGGCCACCGCGCGCAAGCGATACGAGCATCGTCGTCGTCTCCCCCTCGCCTTCGAGCCGCATCGACAGCGGATGACTCGGCGAGCCGATCCGGGCGCGTGCGAGGGCGCCCTCGACGCGCAGGCTGAGCTCGAACGGATGCACGACCATCAGATCATGCTCGACCACCTGGTGCGGCTTCAATCCGGCATCGGCCACCGGATCGCCATAACGCGGGGCGATGACCGTGGGCACCACCAGGCGCAGGCCATGCTGCTCGAACTGGAGCACCTGGGCGTAGCGTAGCCGCACCACACAGGTCTCCCCGGGTGCGAGGTTGCCCAGGTTCAGCGTGTAGCTGTCATCGAAATTCTGCTCGAGCAGGATGGCGGTGTTGCCTTCGGCAATTGCGTCCTCGTAGCCCTGCTCCGCCTGCTTTCGCTCCACGACCGCACCGGACAGGCGGCGATCGCCAATCAGGACCTCGACCCCGAGCAGCACGGCCGCCCAGGGCAGCGGGAAGCAGTAGACGAGCTCGACATGGCGCTCGAAGGGGTTGGCAAAGCGCTGTTCGAGATCCGCTTCGAAGAGCGTGCCGCACAAGGTGCCGGTGAACCGCACGCCCTGCAGCGTCAGTGCCTCACCCGCCCTCGTCTCGAGTCGTGCCGATTGTTGCTGCATCATCGTTCTCCCGCCTGTCGGTCGTTCTTGTCCGTGTTGTTCGAAGCAGCGCTCTGCGACGCCGCCCCGCCTTGCCCCTGCACCGCCTCGAAGGCGGCCATCACGCCCTGGATGAACTGGCGCACCGCCTCCGGACTCAGGCCCGCGCGCTGCGGATCGATCACCACCTCGACCCCCTCGGCCACCGCCAGATGGCTGCACACCGACACGCTGCCGATGGCGCGTTCGCGAGGCGGCACCGGCGGCGGCGCACCGTGGAGCAACTCGCGGATGCGCTCGAGCGAGACGCCGGCAGCGGTCCATTTGCGGATCTGCAGCAGCTGCTCGAGATGCCGAGCGCCGTAGCGGGCCGCCCGGGTCTCGCCCTCGGGGCGGTCGACCAGGCCGATCTGCACGTAGTAGCGCACCGTGCGGGGCGGCAGGTCCGCGAGCACGGCCAAATCGGCCAGCGGATAGCTTGGGGAGGCGTCGGTGTTCATGGCGCCTATTAAGCCACTTTTATTTGCACAGTACAACTGTGCTTTAAAACCGGCAGAGGGCTGATAGCATCCGGCAGTCTCCTGACCCGACCTGCCCGTTACACCATGTCCCCACATCCCCGCCCGACACCGCCCGCAGACAGCCGGGGCACGCGCGCCGCGCTGATCTTCGCGCTCACTGCCGAGCGCCTGTCGATCCACTACGAGCATGGCCAGTGGCTCACCGAGGCCCAGGGCGCGAGCTTCATTGCCGACTGGCTCCGGCGCAGCGAGCGCACGCTGCCGCTGGCCGAGCGCCGCCAGCTCTCCGCGCTCAGCGACGGGCTGGCGCGCCAGATCGCGGACTCGCTGTCACGGGAAGCGGGTCTCTACACTACGCACGAGATGATGGAAGCGCTCGATCCGAACTACGACTCGGAGTTGGCGCGCTCGATGATGGACGAATGCGCGCGCCTGCTGAACGCCGAGTGATGCGGGACGCTGACTGAGCCTCGAGGGCACCGATCCGTCAGTCGCTGACCTTTCCGCGTGCAGCCTTGATCGACCCCCGCCGCGCCTTCCCCTCCAGCCTGCGGGTGACCGACGCGCGCGTTGGCCGGGTCGCACGACGCGCCTTCGGGGGCGCCGCGACACGCTCGATCAGCTCTTCCAGCCGGCGCAGCGCCTCGGCGCGGTTCTTCTCCAGGCTGCGAAACTTCTGCGCCTTGATGATCACCACGCCCTCCTTGCTGATCCGATGGTCGTGCAGGGCGAGCAGTCGCGCGCGGATGTCCTCGGGCAGGCTCGACGCCGCGATGTCGAAGCGCAGGTGCACGGCGTTCGACACCTTGTTGACGTTCTGGCCGCCCGCGCCTTGCGCGCGGATCGCGGTGATCTCGATCTCGTCGGGCGAGAGGGTGAAGCGGGTCGTCATCGCTCAGTCCGTATCCGCGCGACCCGGTGCACGCGCATCAGCATCCCCGGGCAGCGGCCAGGCATCTTGGCAGCTGCGCCTTCGACGCGCGCTGGATCTGGCGCAGCAGATCGACCGACACGCTGGGCACCTGGTGCCGCAGCCGCAGCTCATCCTCGAGCCGCAGCAGCAGGCTCGCGGCCATCTCGGCATCGGCCAGCGCACGGTGGTAGCGCCCGGCGACCGGCAGGTTGGCGTACTCGACCAGGACGCCCAGCTTGTGGCTCGGAGCGAGCGGCAGAAGGCGTCGGGACAGCAGCAGCGAGCACACGAAGTCCTGCTTCCTGCTGCGCTGGATCCGCGCGAGCTCCGCGTCCCAGAACTTGGCGTCGAACGAGGCATTGTGGGCGATGATCGGCATGTCGCCGACGAAATCGGACACCTCGTGCGTAAACCACCCCAATACCACCGCGCATTCCGACCCAAACCCTACCAGCTATTCCAGTTGAAACCCGCCACAGCTTCCACCTGAAACCCTGCCAATCGTTCCAGTCCAAAGTCGGCCACCGCTTCCAAAGCAAACCCGCCACGGGGGCGGGTCGATCCTGGAGGACGCGAGGTCAGGCGTTGGCCAACCTCTTGGTGCGTTGCTTCCGCATGGACTCACCTCTCAGTTCGAGCCGATGTGAGCCGCTGACCAACCGGTCTAGAATCGCGTCGGCGACGGTCGGATTGCCGCCGCTCAAGTAGTCGTGCCAGCGATCCACCGGCAACTGGCTCGTTATCAACGTAGAACGCGCACCATTTCTGCACTCAATGACCTCAAGCAAGTCATTGCGTCCCACTGCATTCAGGGCCGCCATGCCGAAGTCGTCAAGGATCAAGAGGTCAACCTTGGACAACTGCTGCAGCCGCTTGCGGAAGCTTCCATCACCGTGCGATACAGCTAGATCCTCGAGCAGCAGCGGTAAGCGCAGGAAGTTGACCGACAGTCCGTGTCGGCATGCTTGGTTGCCCAGTGCGCAGGCGAGCCAAGTCTTACCGCCGCCGGTGGGGCCAGTGATAATCAAGTTGTGCCCGTGTTGGATCCAGTTACACAACGCCAGGGATGCGATCTCAGATCGCTCAAGCCCACGCCCTGGGCGATAATCAATGTCTTCGACACAGGCGTTCTCGCGTAGCTTTGCGAGTTGCAACAGACGCTGAAGTCGCCGATTCTCACGCCAGGTAACCTCCTGGTCGACTAGGAGACCGAGCCGCTCCTCAAAGCTCAGCGGGCCAGTCATCGTGCTAGAGAGTTGCTCCTGGAGGCCTTTGGCCATCCCAAAGAGCTTCATCTCATTTAGTTTCCGAAGAGTGTCGTTTATCATCATGATGTTTTCTCTTCCGTTCAATGGTAATAGCCGGACCCACGCACATTGGAGTGATGAAAGGCCGCCTCTTGGATGTCGCTCTCTGGCGCTTTCTGGCGGTCTAGGCCAGTATTCAGGATGGAGCGAACGCTCGTGAGCGAACTGGCGCCGATGCTTAGGGCGCGACTACAGGCGGCCTCTAACCGCTCGGGCCCATATTCTTTTGCCATCCGTTTTAACGCCCCCGCCGCGCGGTAGCCCTGCTCCTTAAACTTCTTGCCTGCGAGCAGATGCTCAAGGAATTCTTTGGTTCTGAGCCCTACGGTGGCCGCCCATGCCAGCTCTTGATCAGCAACCCACATCCCAAAGTAGCGATCTTTAGTCTGCAAGTGTTGCGGGTCAATCACGGGATCCTTGCCCGCGGTCCGTTCGTGACTTGCAACACGCCGGCCTCGATGGAGAACCTCTATCACGTTGGCAGTGATGCGCAGTTCAATCGGCTTCCGAGATAACGTGTAAGGTGCGCTGTAGAGTTGGCCGTCGACGTCGAAGCATCCATCCAATCCGACCACCGCCTTACGGAATTCGGTGTACTCAAAGGGCTCGGTCGGCAACGCTTTAAGCGCAGGTAGATCGATCTCCTCGAACTGGCTCCGCCGTGAGCCGGATATTCTCTGAAACGGCCGATTGTTCAGATCGACAAGTAGCTCCATGATTGCCGCATTGAGTTCAGCCAGTGATGTAAACACCCGCTTGCGCAGCCGGAAGAGAATCCAACGTTCAACCACGAGTACGGCATTCTCGACCTTAGCCTTGTCCTTCGGCTTCCGGGGCCGGGTCGGGATGATCAGCATTGTGTAGTGGTCAGCCAA
This region of Thauera sp. JM12B12 genomic DNA includes:
- a CDS encoding DUF2726 domain-containing protein encodes the protein MQTRDKASVIRTLRGHLHRREHAAFVTLFLDGEVRVFRRNDDYLKALAGEALCLLLEAPQAAEDLLTEYEQLLLAGEISAPYSTVLGLAERLDSSALHAIARTLRDEHRRWSERRQNTNRKQLEAAKALSEPVIEVRRVVSSTLMRFGDPNASDAMGIRRSVFRSSQERAFLKALSLRFPALLALPNYPLDQMIEFSRLRELVGKSTWAYAKNSRVDAVLIVPDEGDPVAAFELDSSYHDRPEIKTRDEMKNAIFGLVGLPFYRLRAESPETMTTDDWYAFLTEEVAPNIDVGKRLRTRSTGTKFIPA
- a CDS encoding HNH endonuclease — encoded protein: MSTPHLDRLLFMQGGQCFFCRQPLPRGEASIEHLVASANGGTNSEDNCVACCRTLNSLLGSKSIKEKLQIVLNQRGDFRCPRPRESATPPGALPLPEGDNPTPPVVKPPAVAASAPAAAAPTRDTHLERLALVLADLRRRGNSRPRKEATLMTTIQALIKQRTNQPISDANLKKLLAELQQRGQVTITEGKVAYKL
- a CDS encoding RtcB family protein, which encodes MPVKTVLDGSAVPVRIWTDDIDEGSKAQLANIASLAFIHHHVAAMPDVHLGIGATIGSVIATHQAIIPAAVGVDIGCGMVAARLSLTANDIDEKRLKKVFDQISRDVPVGRDQHADGRVLVDAVRPFEPGLKALTERHPQLLKAFGKFSKWANQMGTLGGGNHFIEVCLDEHEQVWVMLHSGSRGIGNAIATYFIELARKDMARHMIHLPDRDLAYFAEGSEHFADYVEAVHWAQKYAMANRQAMLELVLAGLGRHLPPFAVTTEAVNCHHNYVAREHHYGADVWVTRKGAIRAGKGELGIVPGSMGARSYIVRGKGNPESFCSSAHGAGRRMSRTAATKRFTEADLARQTEGVICRKDKGVVDEIPGAYKDIDEVMANQRDLTQILHTLKQVVCVKG
- a CDS encoding tyrosine-type recombinase/integrase, which gives rise to MPRNAFGPLELVNLPSDLNGSVGNNRAVGGRPQISAQNDVDAVRAWLARFVDTRTTFDSYRKEAERLLLWTVTELGKPLSSLSHEDLLLYRRFLSDPQPVARWVMAKGRKWPRNDPGWRPFSGPLSASSQRQAIVILNTMFAWLVNAGYLAGNPLSLSRQRQRRSKPRITRFLDEPTWVEVKASIESMPNETDREREHYFRVRWLFSLLYLCGLRITEVTTNTMGCFFSRRDRNGDDLWWLEVTGKGEKTRIVPATNELMMELVRYRREYALAPYPVPGEPTPLLLPIGGQRRTLTRGAVHLVVKEVFERAAKRVEERGDEFVSRANALRAASAHWLRHTAGSNMAGAEVDLRFVRDNLGHESITTTSLYLHGDDDERHKATERGHRIAWS
- a CDS encoding HD domain-containing protein, encoding MLADADNLVQRVAARIRSRFAEEASGHDWHHIHRVWRLARKIAVAEGARLDVVELAALVHDIADWKFHGGDDAIGPREAERLLREEGAGNDLVEPVVEIVATISFKGAGVRQPMRTLEGQCVQDADRLDAIGAIGIARCFAYGGHAGRLMYDPEVPPVLHATADAYKAAKGTSVNHFYEKLFLLKDRMNTATGRLLAQERHQFMASFVERFLEEWNGDEGSAHHGPAVLVEASSDASGGNELRSSGSRS
- a CDS encoding helix-turn-helix transcriptional regulator produces the protein MTSSSDPRVLFGKHLAELRRSRGWSQEYLALESGLARSYLGGVERGQRNIALLNIIRLANALELPPSKLLEYEDRNGGRVASGLS
- a CDS encoding DNA-binding protein; this encodes MSRSSVVTYEHVRQACYEILAKGERPTRPAVQELLSTDRYVGQKGSNAVVQNHIQEFWSAMANTLQVPVRAVDGIPEAFVTIIDRALGDMVQVAKRLAEEGLREREAHLDKRSREMEATVQEANERALESDQLRLRMESEVAALKMRIGDLEANLAECQRKLAKESHRVLEHQRTIDEKDAELVRQFSSLDAARLAIEQTNEHHRLETHRLLQQLDNERQAASKERRQQNEEVERARKDAATAREEFIALREDCARLKGESVKACERLTEATASMETLRSSLEKAEAQLSISERDLAAVRVRHEMADQLRQEATVRLNVQAEEIGQLRQEIANLRRRRVKSRASEESSLRSKEETDAKRANSD